From the genome of Ectobacillus sp. JY-23, one region includes:
- a CDS encoding AraC family transcriptional regulator, protein MGWTEELQAAIDYLEDGLTEGYSVEEAAKQAHVSVFHFQRLFSVLTGMSVGDYVRKRRLTLAGQELAFHNARVLDTALKYGYETPEAFAKAFKRQHGLSPSEVKGAPAGLTVYNRLVISVLLKGADPMKVRMEEKEAFSIVGVKRTFSCENNEQQRAIPKMWAEVHQNGVNDELVSLNNGVVKGVLGVCRALDAQAKTIEYWIAVAHDTAYTPKHLERLTLASATYAIFEVHGPMPHAMQDMWNRIYSEWFPSNPYRPAGAAELEVYPLEDATKEDYYSEIWIPIVPKA, encoded by the coding sequence ATGGGATGGACGGAAGAATTACAGGCGGCGATTGATTATTTGGAAGATGGTTTGACGGAGGGATATTCTGTAGAGGAAGCTGCGAAGCAGGCCCATGTATCGGTGTTTCACTTTCAGCGTTTGTTCTCTGTGTTAACCGGAATGAGCGTGGGTGATTATGTCAGGAAAAGACGTTTGACACTAGCAGGACAAGAATTGGCATTTCATAACGCCCGTGTGCTAGATACGGCACTAAAGTACGGCTATGAAACACCAGAAGCGTTCGCGAAAGCATTCAAACGTCAGCACGGGCTCTCACCGTCTGAAGTAAAAGGTGCACCCGCCGGCTTAACTGTATACAATCGTTTGGTCATCTCAGTTCTATTAAAAGGAGCGGATCCAATGAAAGTGAGAATGGAAGAAAAAGAGGCCTTTTCAATTGTGGGTGTGAAGCGCACCTTTTCGTGCGAAAACAATGAACAACAGCGAGCAATCCCGAAGATGTGGGCAGAAGTGCATCAAAACGGTGTGAATGATGAATTAGTATCTTTAAACAACGGTGTAGTTAAAGGTGTACTCGGTGTTTGCCGCGCGCTAGACGCACAGGCGAAAACCATCGAGTACTGGATTGCCGTAGCACATGATACTGCCTATACACCGAAGCACCTCGAGCGTCTTACGTTGGCATCGGCAACCTATGCGATTTTTGAAGTACACGGTCCGATGCCGCATGCGATGCAGGATATGTGGAACCGCATCTACTCTGAATGGTTTCCATCCAATCCATACCGACCAGCCGGCGCGGCGGAGCTCGAGGTATATCCATTAGAAGACGCGACGAAGGAAGATTACTATTCTGAAATTTGGATTCCCATTGTTCCCAAAGCATGA
- a CDS encoding NUDIX hydrolase: protein MSNDKALKQYDVRKYRTPDGYTSDIAVFTIVSDYSDKHKPPVMTLQIMLIKRAVRNAEGHDNIEGGKWALPGGFVQPDETALQAAKRELAEETGITDIHMKHFGMYDKPGRDPRGWILSNAHYAIVPESYVARRRAADDAAEVALFGLEEALKLNLAFDHHDIISDAIRIIREDLLQTTIAKAFLPTHFTYSELQAVLKTVTDDPAITSEASFSRKIKTLPFIRPVPGRKTQRTSKTPAQLFEFIDMNVVKSIYTARY, encoded by the coding sequence ATGAGCAACGACAAGGCACTGAAGCAATACGATGTCCGCAAGTACCGTACACCAGACGGATATACATCGGACATCGCAGTCTTCACGATTGTGTCTGATTACAGTGACAAGCATAAGCCGCCGGTGATGACCCTGCAAATTATGCTGATTAAGCGAGCTGTCCGTAATGCAGAAGGACACGACAATATAGAAGGCGGCAAATGGGCGTTGCCGGGCGGTTTTGTGCAGCCGGATGAAACAGCGCTGCAGGCTGCAAAGCGCGAACTTGCAGAGGAAACAGGCATCACGGATATCCATATGAAGCATTTTGGCATGTATGACAAACCGGGACGTGACCCGCGCGGCTGGATTCTTTCAAACGCGCATTATGCAATTGTACCTGAAAGCTATGTGGCGCGGCGCCGCGCGGCAGATGACGCAGCGGAGGTAGCTCTATTTGGGCTGGAGGAGGCGCTGAAGCTTAATCTTGCATTTGACCATCATGATATTATCAGCGACGCGATTCGCATTATACGAGAAGATTTACTGCAGACGACGATTGCCAAAGCTTTTTTACCGACTCATTTTACATATTCAGAGCTGCAGGCAGTGTTAAAAACCGTTACGGACGATCCGGCCATTACCAGTGAAGCAAGCTTCTCACGAAAAATCAAAACTTTGCCATTTATTCGTCCTGTACCAGGCAGAAAAACACAACGTACATCAAAAACACCGGCGCAGCTGTTTGAGTTTATAGATATGAATGTCGTAAAATCAATTTATACGGCGCGTTATTAA
- a CDS encoding DUF4352 domain-containing protein, whose product MIVIAVAANGGEESKETAAQPAKVEKAAQPAKTEKAAKKVFGLNEPVRVDKFTYTVKSVNEANKLSNVLGDKTTSGKFVIVEVDVKNGDKKARLVDGEMFRIKAGGNEYEANLEYDMYVNEGDIGFFLKEINPGISKTGKVVFELPADVASYDLEVSSGLGWSGGKYEMVKLK is encoded by the coding sequence GTGATTGTAATCGCAGTAGCAGCAAATGGGGGAGAGGAAAGTAAAGAGACTGCTGCGCAACCAGCGAAGGTAGAAAAAGCAGCGCAACCGGCCAAAACAGAGAAAGCAGCAAAAAAAGTATTCGGTCTGAACGAACCTGTTAGAGTCGATAAGTTCACGTATACGGTAAAAAGCGTGAATGAAGCGAATAAACTGTCCAACGTTCTTGGTGACAAGACCACGTCCGGCAAATTTGTCATTGTGGAAGTGGATGTGAAAAATGGTGATAAAAAAGCGCGTTTGGTAGACGGAGAGATGTTCCGTATCAAAGCGGGCGGCAACGAATACGAGGCTAATCTGGAGTACGATATGTACGTAAATGAAGGTGACATCGGCTTCTTCTTAAAGGAAATTAACCCTGGCATCTCTAAAACAGGTAAAGTCGTTTTCGAACTGCCAGCCGATGTAGCAAGCTATGATTTAGAAGTATCCTCTGGTCTTGGCTGGTCCGGCGGCAAATATGAAATGGTTAAACTAAAATAA
- a CDS encoding N-acetylmuramoyl-L-alanine amidase, with product MKKRKALQIGVSVLTGGLLLMTPLSIGSPIFAVHAAEAEVRSLQEAFTLAAQEFGVPERVLLAVSYHMSRWEVHSGKPSTAGGYGPMHLTDLDIPYDGKGENNPLTQLAASYSSHTANTAAELLGISSEEIKQNPVQNIRGASALLAKYAKETAGEVSMNEADWYGAIAAYSGSQLEEVAADFADQVYQTLNEGTERITSDGEHIRLEAKAVQPNRQTMQPLKLQKKSMKGTDCPPSLACDYIPAFYKQTGPNPWNYSNYDVADRPNFGPDIRYIVVHDTEVSYDGTIRLFANPYAASSQYVIRSSDGKVLQMVDNKDVAWHGGNWYFNMHSIGIEHEGYAMKGAAWYSEEMYRSSAKLVRHLAKQYDIPLDRAHIIGHDEVPGLSPAKQSAMHSDPGPFWDWEHYMALMGASITPSTGKGEIVTFRPHFHKNLQEVSDAAPKIQPANFVYLYEAPSFDAPLFNEPALRDPSNKEGLDWGNKAKAGQTFHLAGSEGDWDAIWYAGRKAWFYNPNDAYTVKTSGTVITPKAGKTEIPVYGAAYPEASAYPADITPRAMTPLQYTISQGQLYVAAEKVKSDFYNATVYTQDPYSTHKMIYGQDEYYRIHLNHRFAFVKASDVDVVVQP from the coding sequence ATGAAAAAAAGAAAAGCACTACAAATTGGTGTCTCTGTGTTAACGGGAGGATTGCTGCTGATGACGCCGCTTTCCATTGGTTCTCCTATTTTTGCTGTTCATGCTGCTGAAGCGGAGGTACGGTCATTGCAGGAAGCATTTACACTTGCAGCACAAGAGTTCGGCGTACCGGAACGCGTGTTGCTGGCGGTTTCTTATCATATGTCGAGATGGGAGGTACACTCTGGCAAGCCTAGTACAGCTGGCGGCTATGGCCCTATGCACCTGACTGATCTTGATATCCCGTATGATGGCAAAGGAGAGAATAATCCTCTTACGCAGCTTGCAGCTAGCTACAGCAGTCATACAGCAAATACAGCAGCTGAGCTGCTTGGTATCTCGTCTGAAGAAATCAAACAAAATCCAGTACAGAATATTAGAGGAGCGTCAGCTTTATTAGCAAAATATGCTAAGGAAACAGCAGGAGAAGTTTCAATGAATGAAGCAGATTGGTACGGAGCCATTGCAGCATACAGCGGCTCGCAGCTAGAAGAGGTAGCAGCAGATTTTGCCGACCAAGTTTATCAAACCCTAAATGAAGGAACAGAACGCATCACGTCCGATGGTGAGCATATTCGCCTTGAGGCAAAAGCGGTACAGCCAAATCGTCAGACAATGCAGCCGCTGAAATTACAGAAAAAGTCGATGAAGGGAACAGATTGCCCGCCAAGCCTTGCTTGTGATTATATCCCTGCTTTTTATAAGCAAACAGGCCCAAATCCTTGGAACTACAGCAATTATGATGTTGCTGACCGCCCTAACTTTGGACCTGACATTCGCTATATCGTCGTGCATGATACAGAGGTAAGCTATGACGGTACGATTCGTTTGTTTGCCAATCCATATGCTGCTTCCTCTCAATATGTAATTCGTTCCTCTGATGGCAAAGTGCTGCAGATGGTCGATAATAAAGATGTAGCATGGCACGGCGGCAATTGGTATTTTAATATGCATTCGATTGGAATCGAGCATGAAGGCTATGCGATGAAGGGCGCAGCATGGTACAGCGAAGAGATGTATCGCTCCTCGGCAAAGCTTGTTCGCCATTTGGCAAAGCAATACGACATTCCGCTCGACCGCGCACATATTATTGGGCATGATGAAGTGCCGGGTTTAAGTCCAGCAAAACAATCTGCGATGCATTCCGACCCAGGCCCATTTTGGGATTGGGAGCATTATATGGCATTGATGGGGGCGTCCATAACCCCAAGCACCGGCAAAGGAGAGATTGTGACGTTTAGACCGCATTTCCATAAAAATCTGCAGGAGGTTAGCGATGCCGCGCCGAAGATACAACCGGCAAATTTTGTTTATTTGTATGAAGCGCCAAGCTTTGATGCACCGCTTTTCAATGAACCGGCACTTCGTGACCCAAGCAATAAAGAAGGCTTAGACTGGGGGAATAAAGCGAAAGCGGGTCAAACCTTCCATTTAGCAGGAAGTGAAGGAGACTGGGATGCTATTTGGTATGCAGGACGAAAAGCATGGTTCTATAATCCGAATGATGCTTACACAGTGAAAACAAGCGGTACTGTTATTACACCAAAGGCAGGTAAAACTGAAATTCCAGTTTACGGTGCCGCCTATCCGGAAGCCTCCGCTTATCCAGCAGATATCACGCCACGCGCCATGACACCGCTTCAGTACACCATTTCGCAAGGTCAGCTGTACGTTGCGGCAGAAAAAGTGAAAAGCGATTTTTATAATGCGACGGTTTATACACAAGATCCGTACAGCACGCACAAAATGATTTACGGCCAAGACGAATACTACCGCATTCACCTGAATCATCGCTTTGCATTTGTAAAAGCGTCTGATGTGGACGTAGTCGTGCAGCCGTAA
- a CDS encoding cysteine hydrolase family protein — translation MMKALLNIDYTNDFIAADGALTCGEPGQAIEGELVRLTKEFIESGDYVVFAIDLHEEGDTYHPETKLFPPHNIRNTKGRKLYGTLEPLYQEYKDKSNVYWMDKTRYSAFAGTDLETKLRERGITEVHIVGCCTDICCLHTAVDAYNKGFSIVIHEKAVASFNQVGHEWALGHFKMTLGAEVK, via the coding sequence ATTATGAAAGCACTACTGAACATTGATTACACAAACGATTTTATCGCGGCGGACGGCGCACTTACATGCGGCGAGCCAGGGCAAGCAATTGAAGGAGAGCTTGTTCGCCTAACAAAGGAATTCATAGAAAGCGGTGACTATGTCGTGTTCGCAATCGATTTGCATGAAGAAGGCGATACGTATCATCCAGAAACGAAATTGTTCCCGCCGCACAATATTAGAAATACAAAAGGGCGTAAGCTGTACGGCACACTTGAGCCTTTATATCAAGAATACAAAGATAAGTCCAATGTATATTGGATGGATAAAACGCGCTACAGCGCATTTGCGGGTACGGATTTGGAGACGAAACTGCGCGAGCGCGGTATTACGGAAGTACATATCGTGGGCTGCTGTACCGATATTTGCTGCTTGCATACAGCTGTGGATGCATACAATAAAGGCTTTTCTATTGTCATTCATGAAAAAGCGGTCGCAAGCTTCAACCAGGTTGGTCACGAGTGGGCGCTGGGACATTTTAAGATGACATTGGGAGCCGAAGTAAAATAG
- a CDS encoding GNAT family N-acetyltransferase, which translates to MIYKHSSEGITADMLTGFFVGWPNPPKPQAHLQLLQNSNKVILAIDEQTNQVVGFITAISDGVLSAYIPLLEVLPTYQQKGIGKELMTRMLKELEHIYMIDLCCDDDLLPYYEEFGMMRSNGMLLRNYHRQSGV; encoded by the coding sequence ATGATATATAAGCATTCATCAGAAGGTATTACAGCAGACATGTTAACAGGTTTTTTCGTTGGATGGCCCAATCCGCCAAAGCCGCAAGCACACTTGCAATTGCTACAAAACAGCAACAAGGTCATCTTGGCAATCGACGAGCAAACGAATCAAGTAGTGGGATTTATCACTGCCATTAGCGACGGTGTTCTTTCCGCTTATATTCCACTGCTGGAAGTACTGCCTACCTATCAGCAAAAAGGAATTGGCAAGGAGCTAATGACCCGCATGCTGAAAGAACTGGAACACATATATATGATTGATTTGTGCTGTGACGACGACTTACTGCCTTATTACGAAGAATTTGGCATGATGCGATCCAACGGTATGCTGCTGCGAAATTATCACAGGCAGTCAGGTGTATGA